A genomic segment from Glycine max cultivar Williams 82 chromosome 1, Glycine_max_v4.0, whole genome shotgun sequence encodes:
- the LOC106799799 gene encoding uncharacterized protein gives MQSSKRDVYLGAYLNGEHWQMVAIVPKEHRVVWFSSLHIRLDSYLKEIINSALKGLDDAPQPKSKVPARWIIVKCNRQKGSTECGYCVMQWMSTIILGSFRNNWEAYFNDARPLEPERLKALRIQWVQYYLRVKDQS, from the exons atgcagagttcaaaacgcgatgtctatcttggggcctacctgaatgg CgaacactggcagatggtggccATTGTGCCCAAGGAACACCGAGTTGTTTGGTTTAGTTCATTGCATATTAGGCTAGACAGCTACCTTAAGgaaataattaacag tgctttaaaaggtcttgatgatgctccacagcctaaatcaaaggttcctgctaggtggattatcgtcaag tgtaatagacaaaaaggaagtactgagtgcggctattgTGTCATGCAATGGATGTCCACCATTATTTTAGGAAGTTTCAGGAATAACTGGGAAGCG tattttaacgatgctagaccattggagccagagagattaaaggcgttGCGGATCCAATGGGTACAGTATTATCTTCGAGTTAAAGATCAGAGCTAG